A segment of the Odoribacter splanchnicus DSM 20712 genome:
AAAGTCACTGAAACGTGTTCAGACTTATAATTAGTTCTTAAAGTTGCTCCTTCGTCGCTCAAAGTCCATAAAATCGACGGACTTTATAAACCAATTAATTCGGCTTATAAACAACAAAGCATCCGAAGTTTCGAATAAAAAAACATTATTTCTTTTGGAATAAAAATATTAAAGCGTATATTTGCACCGCCAAACCGTAAAAGTGTTGGTTCAGTAGCTCAGCTGGATAGAGCAACGGCCTTCTAAGCCGTAGGTCGTGGGTTCGAATCCCGCCTGAATCACAAAAGCAGCAATTTGAAATTGCTGCTTTTTTCATTTCATTGTTGGCCACTTACCTTCAGATCAACCGTATCTGACTTTCAAGAGCCTGTCTGATGACCCAAAAGCCAGATAGCCTCCTTTTTCTGTTGCCCTCCCCCAAATCTCTCATCACCGTAAATATGCGGTGATGAGAGAAAAATAAAACCACACACTGTTTTTCCTGTTTCTCAACGGACCTCTTTATAACGCACATCTTTAATTTTAGCGAACCCGGAATACTCCCAGCCCGGTTTCAGGGTCAACTTCATACCCGATCCGCTCACATCATAGAAACGCAGCATTCCTCCATTATTATCCGTAGCGGCATTTTTGTAAGAACAGACGATCAGTTGATTTTCACGGTCTCGGTATATATTTTTGATTTCATCGTCATATTTCGAACACAAGTCATCGATGCCCCACGGATAATCATAGCGGTTGAACTTCAAACAGGTAATCTCTTCGCCTTCTAAAGTAATCACCGGTTCGGAAACCCCTGATCCCACATTGTAAGCATAGACTTTATTTCCATAAGCGTAATAAATCACATAATACTGGGAACTGGCAGCAAAACAAGTGGCATTGGCAAAATTTTCCGCCATAACATCCAAATGGCAGGCCCCTTGTTTAAATTCCCCGCTTCCCAAATTCACCTCATAAATATGCCGCTTGCCATCTTCCTGCATAATGCAATACACCATTCCTTCGGAAAAAGAGGTGTTAAGCATACACACCAAATCCATATTTCCCGTATTGTAACTAAAATTTTTATTCTCCGGATCTTCCAACGGATGCAACACCTGCTTTTTTCCAGCGACATCGCTACCTGTAACACCTTCACCACTCCAGTAAACAAAACGATGATTATCCGTATCAAACAACAAGGCGATACCAAAGTCGGATGACAACGGTCTTTTCAGCGTAGTCCCGACATAAGGCGCCACCTTGTATTCAGGCGTTCCTCCCCGGACGGAAGTATTAATCGGATACTCGAATCCCGTTTCTACTTCCACCGTATTCCAGGCATAGACATTTCCTTCCCGGGATACGCAGATAACAGCATCGTGCTCTGGTTTATAGAGTCCTTTATAAGGCACTGACACAAAATTTACAATATGATCGTCAGTAGCAGCCAGAAACATTGCCGATTTCAATTCGTGATAACTCTCTACATCAAGAAATTCTCCGCCACCTTTAGAATCTGTTGTCTCCAGCCAGTAAGCCGCATCTTCGGACATTGCAATAATCCGGTTACCGGTAGCACTTCCAGTGGCATAGAATCCTATATTCGCAGCGTGGTACTGTTCCGGTACTCCATCCTTTCGCCGGATTACATCATAAGCCGGAACAATCCGGTCCACAGAAATCTGCGCCAGCATATCTAAACGCACCCGTTCTTCCGATCCTTCATCGCAAAGCAACATCCATCCCTCCGAGGTAATGGTCGTTGCATTGACATAAAACAATTTCAGGGTCTTTACTTCCGTCCGTTTATCGGTTACCGAGAACAAAAATGCATGCCTGCCGGACTCCAATGCAGCTAACATATGAAGGTCTTTCGTATTGGCAACTTCTTCCCATTCACCTTCCGAATTTTTCCTTTGGTAAGCAAATTCGAAGTTCGTATTCCGCTCATCAATAATTCCTTCCAAATTGGAAGTAACCACCGGTTTTAAATCGATATATTCCGCATTGGCCAATACCGACAGCATTGATGAAATGCTATCTATCGTAATGACCGCTTTATCTTCATATGTATAATTTCCTTTGTCTTCCGCACAGGCTATTGCCAACAGGCAAAACCACAACATGCTCAGACGCGAAATTTTTAATATATTCATTTTTTCTATATTTTAAGGTTTTAACACGACATTCGAGTAATCCACACGATAAGCATCCGGCAATTGCATATAAGAGCCGTCTTCATCGTATACCGGATCGCCTTCATCTGCTCTCCGTTGCAATTCCGACTGCAATTCCCGGGCGTAAAAAGGCATCCGTCCTTTGCTGACTTTGCCAGTGGCCCAAGTCCAATCCGTTGTCGTAAAGCCAAAGAAGCCATTGATATAGGCATATCGGACCGGATTCCACTTTCCGAAATACTGATCGGCAGCAACATCCCCCCACCGACTCGGCTGCGTATAAATTTCACTGATCAGAAATGTATAGCGGGTTCCGTCTATCGTATCTGCCGTTGTATTACTCCACACATTGCTGGATTTATAAGCATTGAGTACCTCAAAATATTGATTGGCCTCTAATTTCAAGACCAATGTATCCACCTGTTTTTTGATGGAAGCATTCCGCATGAAACGGACTCCAACAGTTCCCTCGTTGCTTCCGGCCTTGATTTTCAGCGTATCGAAATCCATCATATATCCTCCATCGGGATTCGTTACAGCATCATAAGAAGTCATCGTCGTTTGCTCTTCGTCGACAACGACTTTCAGGGCCCGGTCGTAATCTTTTACCTCGCCCAGCAACTTCACTTTGGCATTGAATACTACTGAGGTATAAGCTGCCGCATAATCGACAAACGAAAAATTAGTCCTCGTGGTATATCCTTCGGCGCCGTTACTTCCTGAAAAATTCTGTACCTGAAAATATACCATACTGTCACCACGGTTGTACAAACCGACGTTTTCTTTTTGGCAGGCGATACTTATTCCTGCCATGGCGGCAACCCATATCCATTTGTTTATTCTATTCATATGTCTGTATTTAACGGTTATCCAATTCACTTTTCGGCAACGGAAGTACAAAGCGTTCTTCCTTTTCTTCATCAGTTGCTTTATCTTTATAATCGTATGTCGGAGGTATTCCAAACATTGGTATGCCGGGATTAGTCATCACCTTTACTTCTTTTCGTCCGTTGTAATCATTATCGAATCCCATATTCCGACGCTTGAAATAGAAGAACTTCTGACCTTCTCCGACAAATTCACGGATATACTCCAAGGTCAGCCAATCCTGTAAAAAGCTCTCTCCGTTTCCTGTTCCCCAGTTATTGGTACCCCGGTCAACGAACATCCGGTTCAAATAGGTCCATGCAGTCGGCAGATCGTACACCTCGGAACCGGTCGTACCGAGACATTCCGCTGCAATATAATACGCTTCGCTAAGCTTGATCAGCGAACAAAAGGTTCCGTAAAATTTCTGAGCCTGCAATAACTGGTTTTCATCTTTATTATTGGTCACCTCATCCCGTTTTTGATCCGCAATTTCTTTGAATTTTACCATTTGGTAGCTCGCATTTCCTTCCAAAGTGGTTCCGCTGGCCCATTGCGACTGGAAACGCCAGTCTCCGACCCAATATCCCCCGTATTTGTAAAACAAAATACCATCTACATATCCGGTACGGGGTATCAGCAAAGCTTTTCCGGTATTACCTCCTCCAAAAGAATAGTCATAAATCAATCCTCTGTTTTTATTGTAATACCCGAATAAACACTCGGTCGAAAACATCCGGTCGGGGTCGGAACTGTTCCCTAACAACTTACCCGATTCAACCACCGGGAAGAACTCCCTGACCTGGGGATCGTCGGTCAGCTTGCGGGCTTCGGTCAAGGCATTGCCGTAATCTCCCCCCCACAGATAAGCCCGGGCCGTCAACAAGACCGTCGCATAGTAATTCAGACGCAATTGCCGATAGCGCATGGAGTTATCCTGACTCACCTCATCGTATTCTGCACGGGGTCCCTCGGTAAGTACCGGATCGGAGGCCAGCAGTAAAGCTTCGGCTTCTGTAAGATCGCGGATAATATAGTCCTTCAGTACCGTACCGGCCGGCATAATGGACAGGATTTGCGGATCGGTGCTTTCATTGTAAGGGATACCGCGTCCATCCGGATTTTTCGCCATAATCGGCCCGAACAAACGCAACATATCCAAATGCAGCATTGCACGGACAGCCAGCATCTCGCCCTTGAGCATTTTATATTCCCGCTCCGGTAATACCTTGTCCTTTACAGCATCATCCTCGATGTTCTTCAATACCACATTGGTATTCATAATCGTCGAATAGGCTTCGTTCCATATACTGCTCAGTACGCCTGTAACCGACTCGTTCGAATAATCCCACTCGGTCAGAGCCCGCAAGTATTTATAATAATCGCTTTCATCCGACTGCTCCACAGCGTAATATTGCCCCAGAATATCGATCATGTCATAACTCAGATATTTCCCGTAAAGCGAGTTCCCGGACATTCGGTTGTAAACCCCGTTAACAGCAGCATAAAATCCATCTTTGGAAGAAAATTGCTGTTCCTCACTCTGTTTATAATCCAGCCAGTCGGTGCAGCTGTACCATAAAATACAGCTTAACAGAAGCGGAAAAACGATTCTATATTTTTTCATGATATCGGATTTATAAAGTTAATGAAATGGCGAAAGACACACTGCGTGCGAAAGGATAGGAAGTACCCCGTTCCATCTTGATGGTCGACAGGCGGAATATATCGTTCATATAGGCATTCAAACGTAACGAGCCAAGCCCCCATTTATGAACCAACTCAGGAGAAAATTCATATCCTATCCTCAAAGCCTCCAGACTCAATGAATTGTCTTTCTGTACAAAACGGGAAGACATCGGAGTGGATGTCGAATTGGCGATATTCTTGAACTGAGCCTTATCGCCCGGCTTTTGCCAACGGTCATAAAGAGCACGCTTATCCTGATTATATATCAGCGAATTCGTACTGATGTTCTCTACTTTATTAAATAAAACGGAATTAAACGAATGACCGCCCACCCGATAGCGGAAATCCAGGTTACAGGAAAAACCTTTCCAGGAAAAAT
Coding sequences within it:
- a CDS encoding PKD-like family lipoprotein; the encoded protein is MNILKISRLSMLWFCLLAIACAEDKGNYTYEDKAVITIDSISSMLSVLANAEYIDLKPVVTSNLEGIIDERNTNFEFAYQRKNSEGEWEEVANTKDLHMLAALESGRHAFLFSVTDKRTEVKTLKLFYVNATTITSEGWMLLCDEGSEERVRLDMLAQISVDRIVPAYDVIRRKDGVPEQYHAANIGFYATGSATGNRIIAMSEDAAYWLETTDSKGGGEFLDVESYHELKSAMFLAATDDHIVNFVSVPYKGLYKPEHDAVICVSREGNVYAWNTVEVETGFEYPINTSVRGGTPEYKVAPYVGTTLKRPLSSDFGIALLFDTDNHRFVYWSGEGVTGSDVAGKKQVLHPLEDPENKNFSYNTGNMDLVCMLNTSFSEGMVYCIMQEDGKRHIYEVNLGSGEFKQGACHLDVMAENFANATCFAASSQYYVIYYAYGNKVYAYNVGSGVSEPVITLEGEEITCLKFNRYDYPWGIDDLCSKYDDEIKNIYRDRENQLIVCSYKNAATDNNGGMLRFYDVSGSGMKLTLKPGWEYSGFAKIKDVRYKEVR
- a CDS encoding DUF4843 domain-containing protein, whose product is MNRINKWIWVAAMAGISIACQKENVGLYNRGDSMVYFQVQNFSGSNGAEGYTTRTNFSFVDYAAAYTSVVFNAKVKLLGEVKDYDRALKVVVDEEQTTMTSYDAVTNPDGGYMMDFDTLKIKAGSNEGTVGVRFMRNASIKKQVDTLVLKLEANQYFEVLNAYKSSNVWSNTTADTIDGTRYTFLISEIYTQPSRWGDVAADQYFGKWNPVRYAYINGFFGFTTTDWTWATGKVSKGRMPFYARELQSELQRRADEGDPVYDEDGSYMQLPDAYRVDYSNVVLKP
- a CDS encoding RagB/SusD family nutrient uptake outer membrane protein; the encoded protein is MKKYRIVFPLLLSCILWYSCTDWLDYKQSEEQQFSSKDGFYAAVNGVYNRMSGNSLYGKYLSYDMIDILGQYYAVEQSDESDYYKYLRALTEWDYSNESVTGVLSSIWNEAYSTIMNTNVVLKNIEDDAVKDKVLPEREYKMLKGEMLAVRAMLHLDMLRLFGPIMAKNPDGRGIPYNESTDPQILSIMPAGTVLKDYIIRDLTEAEALLLASDPVLTEGPRAEYDEVSQDNSMRYRQLRLNYYATVLLTARAYLWGGDYGNALTEARKLTDDPQVREFFPVVESGKLLGNSSDPDRMFSTECLFGYYNKNRGLIYDYSFGGGNTGKALLIPRTGYVDGILFYKYGGYWVGDWRFQSQWASGTTLEGNASYQMVKFKEIADQKRDEVTNNKDENQLLQAQKFYGTFCSLIKLSEAYYIAAECLGTTGSEVYDLPTAWTYLNRMFVDRGTNNWGTGNGESFLQDWLTLEYIREFVGEGQKFFYFKRRNMGFDNDYNGRKEVKVMTNPGIPMFGIPPTYDYKDKATDEEKEERFVLPLPKSELDNR